The following proteins are co-located in the Eleginops maclovinus isolate JMC-PN-2008 ecotype Puerto Natales chromosome 1, JC_Emac_rtc_rv5, whole genome shotgun sequence genome:
- the znf385a gene encoding zinc finger protein 385A isoform X3: MSEEGAPHTLILAHAEAQTHTSASSTHTGGEMQLQASTDTQEKKMDPVQKAVINHTFGVPLVKTKRPVISCNVCQIRFNSESQAEAHYKGNRHARRVKGIETSKSRPQEGDKPHTVPPTSSPSPPGALGPATDIEPSKAGETEENIKHDETRTLSQLNVPMLALGPLTPLTDPPTIPMDCGMPSVCPLLPTPTPPLIPPSSSSPGCGTGSASSEQPGSGPPVSGAVGTTALSPSNPETEEDKAKKLLYCSLCKVAVNSLSQLEAHNKGTKHKTILEARSGLGPIKAYPRLGPKPIGEQAGGPVDPNTQERTFHCEICNVRVNSELQLKQHISSRRHRDGMAGKPNPLLSRHKKHRGADLTSSLNFSKDLTKALGAGLLPNPLAVAAAMAAAASSNQLALRAAAPGHHHHHHHLLQGPPLSHAILRPAPGPIRTTHGPILFSPY; encoded by the exons ATGAGTGAGGAAGGTGCACCACACACTCTCATTCTCGCACATGCTGaggctcaaacacacacctctgccaGCAGCACACATACAGGAGGAGAAATGCAGCTCCAAGCTTCTACAGACACACAGGAGAAGAAG ATGGATCCGGTGCAAAAGGCCGTGATCAACCACACCTTTGGAGTTCCATTGGTCAAGACCAAGCGGCCAGTCATCTCATGTAACGTCTGCCAGATCCGCTTCAATTCAGAG AGCCAAGCGGAAGCCCATTACAAAGGAAACCGGCATGCCAGGAGAGTCAAAGGCATCGAGACCTCTAAAAGTCGCCCTCAGGAGGGGGACAAGCCTCACACTGtgccccccacctcctccccttCTCCACCCGGCGCCCTTGGGCCTGCCACAGACATCGAACCCAGCAAAGCGGGTGAGacagaagaaaatataaaacatg aTGAAACACGGACTCTGTCACAATTAAACGTGCCCATGCTGGCCCTGGGGCCCCTTACCCCTCTTACCGACCCGCCTACCATACCCATGGACTGCGGCATGCCCTCGGTGTGCCCTCTCCTGCCCACCCCCACTCCTCCTCTGATCCCACCGTCCTCATCCTCCCCCGGCTGTGGCACTGGCAGCGCCAGCTCAGAGCAGCCCGGATCTGGACCCCCTGTATCAGGAGCCGTCGGCACCACAGCCCTCAGTCCGTCCAATCcagagacagaagaagacaagGCCAAGAAGCTGCTGTACTGCTCACTGTGCAAGGTGGCCGTCAATTCCCTGTCACAGCTGGAGGCCCACAACAAAG gTACCAAACACAAAACTATCCTGGAGGCACGGAGCGGGCTGGGCCCCATCAAGGCGTATCCTCGTCTGGGCCCCAAGCCCATTGGAGAGCAGGCAGGGGGGCCGGTGGACCCCAACACTCAGGAACGAACCTTCCACTGTGAGATCTGCAATGTGCGGGTCAACTCTGAACTGCAACTCAAACAG CACATATCAAGTCGAAGGCACCGGGACGGCATGGCAGGCAAGCCTAATCCCCTCCTCAGCCGACATAAGAAGCACAGGGGAGCTGATTTGACG TCTTCTTTGAACTTCTCCAAGGATCTCACCAAAGCTTTGGGTGCAGGGCTTTTGCCCAACCCCTTGGCTGTTGCTGCAGCAATGGCCGCTGCAGCTTCCTCGAACCAGTTGGCTCTCCGTGCAGCAGCTCCAgggcaccaccaccaccaccaccacctatTGCAAGGCCCGCCTCTCAGTCACGCCATCCTGAGACCCGCTCCCGGGCCCATCCGCACCACCCACGGGCCAATACTTTTCTCCCCCTACTGA
- the znf385a gene encoding zinc finger protein 385A isoform X4: protein MIQPHLDMKPFLQFPMETAHHPHSMSLFHNFNAMDPVQKAVINHTFGVPLVKTKRPVISCNVCQIRFNSESQAEAHYKGNRHARRVKGIETSKSRPQEGDKPHTVPPTSSPSPPGALGPATDIEPSKAGETEENIKHDETRTLSQLNVPMLALGPLTPLTDPPTIPMDCGMPSVCPLLPTPTPPLIPPSSSSPGCGTGSASSEQPGSGPPVSGAVGTTALSPSNPETEEDKAKKLLYCSLCKVAVNSLSQLEAHNKGTKHKTILEARSGLGPIKAYPRLGPKPIGEQAGGPVDPNTQERTFHCEICNVRVNSELQLKQHISSRRHRDGMAGKPNPLLSRHKKHRGADLTSSLNFSKDLTKALGAGLLPNPLAVAAAMAAAASSNQLALRAAAPGHHHHHHHLLQGPPLSHAILRPAPGPIRTTHGPILFSPY from the exons ACTTCAACGCG ATGGATCCGGTGCAAAAGGCCGTGATCAACCACACCTTTGGAGTTCCATTGGTCAAGACCAAGCGGCCAGTCATCTCATGTAACGTCTGCCAGATCCGCTTCAATTCAGAG AGCCAAGCGGAAGCCCATTACAAAGGAAACCGGCATGCCAGGAGAGTCAAAGGCATCGAGACCTCTAAAAGTCGCCCTCAGGAGGGGGACAAGCCTCACACTGtgccccccacctcctccccttCTCCACCCGGCGCCCTTGGGCCTGCCACAGACATCGAACCCAGCAAAGCGGGTGAGacagaagaaaatataaaacatg aTGAAACACGGACTCTGTCACAATTAAACGTGCCCATGCTGGCCCTGGGGCCCCTTACCCCTCTTACCGACCCGCCTACCATACCCATGGACTGCGGCATGCCCTCGGTGTGCCCTCTCCTGCCCACCCCCACTCCTCCTCTGATCCCACCGTCCTCATCCTCCCCCGGCTGTGGCACTGGCAGCGCCAGCTCAGAGCAGCCCGGATCTGGACCCCCTGTATCAGGAGCCGTCGGCACCACAGCCCTCAGTCCGTCCAATCcagagacagaagaagacaagGCCAAGAAGCTGCTGTACTGCTCACTGTGCAAGGTGGCCGTCAATTCCCTGTCACAGCTGGAGGCCCACAACAAAG gTACCAAACACAAAACTATCCTGGAGGCACGGAGCGGGCTGGGCCCCATCAAGGCGTATCCTCGTCTGGGCCCCAAGCCCATTGGAGAGCAGGCAGGGGGGCCGGTGGACCCCAACACTCAGGAACGAACCTTCCACTGTGAGATCTGCAATGTGCGGGTCAACTCTGAACTGCAACTCAAACAG CACATATCAAGTCGAAGGCACCGGGACGGCATGGCAGGCAAGCCTAATCCCCTCCTCAGCCGACATAAGAAGCACAGGGGAGCTGATTTGACG TCTTCTTTGAACTTCTCCAAGGATCTCACCAAAGCTTTGGGTGCAGGGCTTTTGCCCAACCCCTTGGCTGTTGCTGCAGCAATGGCCGCTGCAGCTTCCTCGAACCAGTTGGCTCTCCGTGCAGCAGCTCCAgggcaccaccaccaccaccaccacctatTGCAAGGCCCGCCTCTCAGTCACGCCATCCTGAGACCCGCTCCCGGGCCCATCCGCACCACCCACGGGCCAATACTTTTCTCCCCCTACTGA